In the Quercus lobata isolate SW786 chromosome 5, ValleyOak3.0 Primary Assembly, whole genome shotgun sequence genome, one interval contains:
- the LOC115991481 gene encoding probable inositol transporter 2, whose amino-acid sequence MEGAIPTADASAFRECFSLAWTNPYILRLAFSAGIGGLLFGYDTGVISGALLYIRDDFKEVDRKVFLQETIVSTALAGAIVGAAFGGWLTDRCGRKPALLLADFLFFVGAVIMAAANGPPLLIVGRVFVGLGVGMASMTAPLYISEASPAKIRGALVSTNAFLITGGQFLSYLINLAFTRAPGTWRWMLGVAGLPALLQFFLMIFLPESPRWLYRKGKVEEAKAILEKIYPAHQLEEEIRDLHESVEAEIKETGSAGKISYSELWKTKTVRRGLIAGVGLQIFQQFVGINTVMYYSPTIIQLAGIASNQTALLLSLVTSGLNAAGSIVSIYLIDRTGRRKLAAFSLAGVVIALALLSGIFYETTTHSPKVTPTSTSLKNYTCPAYSSAANANSWDCMKCLKASSPACGFCASATNKLLPGECVISNNTVKDVCGGENRLWYTRGCPSKSGWLALVGLALYIIFFSPGMGTVPWIVNSEIYPLRYRGICGGIAATVNWTSNLIVAQSFLSLTKAIGIPWTFLMFGVIAVIGVVFVLICVPETKGLPIEEIEEMLEKRAIHLKFWEKRSDNLEKNIQIP is encoded by the exons atggaaggaGCGATACCTACGGCTGATGCATCAGCTTTTAGAGAATGCTTTTCTCTAGCATGGACAAACCCTTATATTCTTCGTCTAGCTTTCTCTGCTGGGATTGGTGGCCTTCTCTTTGGCTATGACActg GAGTGATATCAGGAGCTCTTCTTTACATTAGAGATGATTTCAAGGAGGTGGATCGCAAGGTTTTCCTGCAG GAAACTATAGTGAGCACGGCACTTGCAGGAGCAATTGTTGGAGCTGCTTTTGGTGGATGGTTGACTGATCGCTGTGGAAGGAAACCTGCACTTCTCCTAGCAGactttttgttctttgttggAGCTGTGATCATGGCTGCTGCCAATGGCCCGCCTCTTCTCATTGTTGGACGTGTTTTTGTTGGACTTGGTGTTGGAATGGCATCAATGACAGCCCCTTTGTACATCTCTGAAGCTTCCCCAGCCAAAATCCGCGGTGCCCTTGTTAGTACCAATGCATTTCTTATAACTGGGGGCCAGTTCCTTTCCTACCTTATCAACTTGGCCTTTACCAGG GCTCCAGGAACATGGCGCTGGATGCTTGGAGTTGCAGGACTTCCTGCTTTGTTGCAGTTTTTCTTGATGATATTTCTTCCGGAGTCACCCCGTTGGCTATACCGCAAG GGTAAAGTAGAAGAGGCAAAAGCTATACTGGAGAAAATATACCCAGCCCATCAGTTGGAAGAAGAGATACGAGATCTACATGAATCTGTAGAAGCAGAGATTAAGGAAACAGGATCTGCTGGAAAGATTTCCTATAGTGAACTGTGGAAAACCAAAACAGTAAGAAGAGGACTAATTGCAGGAGTTGGTCTTCAGATCTTCCAGCAGTTTGTGGGCATAAACACAGTCATGTACTATAGCCCCACCATAATTCAGTTGGCTGGAATTGCATCTAATCAAACTGCACTCCTCCTCTCACTCGTCACTTCTGGCCTCAATGCTGCGGGCTCCATTGTGAGCATCTACTTGATTGACCGGACTGGGAGAAGGAAACTTGCTGCTTTCAGTTTGGCTGGTGTGGTAATTGCACTTGCGCTTCTATCAGGAATCTTTTACGAGACCACAACTCATTCACCAAAAGTGACACCAACTTCAACCTCTCTCAAAAATTACACCTGCCCAGCTTATAGTTCGGCTGCAAATGCTAATAGTTGGGATTGTATGAAGTGTTTGAAGGCTTCATCTCCAGCTTGTGGGTTCTGTGCCTCAGCTACTAATAAG TTATTGCCAGGGGAGTGTGTGATCTCAAATAACACAGTGAAAGATGTCTGCGGTGGAGAAAATAGGCTTTGGTACACTAGGGGATGTCCAAGCAAATCTGGATGGCTTGCACTTGTTGGGTTGGCTCTTTACATCATATTTTTCTCTCCTGGAATGGGAACTGTCCCATGGATTGTCAACTCCGAGATCTATCCACTAAGGTATAGAGGCATTTGTGGTGGAATTGCTGCCACAGTAAACTGGACCTCAAACCTTATTGTGGCCCAGTCCTTCTTATCATTAACAAAAGCTATTGGGATTCCCTGGACTTTCCTCATGTTTGGGGTCATTGCTGTTATAGGCGTagtctttgttttgatttgtgttCCAGAAACAAAGGGCCTACCAATTGAGGAGATAGAGGAGATGCTGGAGAAAAGAGCTATTCACTTAAAGTTTTGGGAGAAAAGATCTGATAATTTGGAGAAGAATATCCAAATTCCCTGA
- the LOC115990721 gene encoding 50S ribosomal protein HLP, mitochondrial-like, which translates to MNLNLDEKLRQQSKKWRNRLETLLLPKPRNNGFLINLEPYRIPMGTSGSFIFGGPYDKLSGFLSTSHEACSNSFSQQRRTFIQMRTVLKVVDNSGAKKVMCIQALKGKKCAKLGDTIVASVKEAHPNGKVKKGKVVYGVVVHAAMRCGRCNGSEVKFDDNVVVLVDKQGQPIGTRVFGLVPHELRKKKHVKILTLAEHIA; encoded by the exons TGGACGAGAAGTTGAGGCAGCAAAGCAAGAAGTGGAGGAATAGACTCGAGACCTTGCTGTTGCCAAAGCCAAGAAACAATGGCTTCTTGATCAACTTAGAGCCCTATAGGATACCTATGGGGACCAG TGGGTCATTCATTTTTGGGGGGCCTTATGACAAATTGTCTGGTTTTCTGAGCACATCACATGAGGCATGCAGCAATTCCTTCTCTCAA CAACGAAGGACTTTCATTCAGATGAGGACTGTTCTCAAAGTTGTGGACAACTCAGGGGCAAAAAAGGTGATGTGCATACAAGCTTTAAAGGGGAAGAAATGTGCAAAATTGGGAGATACAATAGTTGCATCAGTCAAGGAAGCCCATCCAAATGGAAAAGTCAAGAAAGGAAAGGTTGTGTATGGTGTGGTTGTGCATGCTGCCATGCGATGTGGTCGTTGCAATGGCAGTGAGGTGAAGTTTGATGATAATGTTGTGGTACTTGTTGACAAGCAAGGCCAGCCTATTGGCACCAGAGTTTTTGGGCTTGTCCCTCATGAGCTGAGGAAGAAAAAGCATGTCAAGATTCTTACTTTGGCTGAGCATATTGCATGA